One Drosophila virilis strain 15010-1051.87 chromosome 5, Dvir_AGI_RSII-ME, whole genome shotgun sequence DNA window includes the following coding sequences:
- the tea gene encoding protein telomere ends associated isoform X2, with the protein MTSIRKKKKPKCDPKASEQMRNWLTKHKSTNSTPPVTFSVFSKVVENLPDIAFQIQCTEFAASNKTLDECALWYYHAFYSNPSIRTKYEFRLRSCPLRVKEKLLQVPSDGSTSEATTNPTRGLHHEWVLTEDGVEVRVNRCGRFLFPVSLATFERYIDKKKVLDGIVRKEAKDKAQRAAMLANEAMCRKLLRKYYNAFYIFPSRRRLERCNFAKAPAALREQLLKIGVPLDELAKKTLEKKSQQQQTTEAPLPPADNQPSSSCNPSSIVSFGVFEKFIINIYDIVWRLKLDEPDYAYKGFEECAYEYYLDFYLTPGIRDKYPYVLAPCTTSMKDRLLALPSPEDALLLLQMKSNASQSQSLTASTPVEPQVEIVDTNQPSIQDEDIAMESDENQPVVQAPEKMPTKGDEQPQLKAPVSFQIFKRYIRNIDRIVQQMLCCDRYTGKTEDECALEYYNMFYTNPTIREQFPFQLKPCPARIRDKLLTLPAKVAISADKVTDNRHSNEVNLPLNSDRKLVTLSGITYEFTVSFETFVRYINYEDLKAQLDKTYEEKKGKSGDKPNDEQTMQRFYYLFYTDERVRKAFKFNFNAAPATLRETLLKMATPIASKEQQSPSKVPNEEATPITVEERKEGEQDVPTMQPTTSKCETTEIFSFDVVEDLGKAGRFKFPVAFETFMRSINYKELIRPLLIRVIQDEAQMAAIVENPMHPQYQKILRRYYHSFYVRPNIRSVYDYRFGNVSAELLQKLLAYAVPLDENANKEMAEAANELASDDKMKAQQEQDNELVKTFPVTFKLFKRCIKNLDEIVEQMLCCEQYKDKSKDECAFEYFKAFYTDAQIRKKFEYTIKPCPAKLRDKLLTLPAGSSPAQLDLVEPEPDEPELAEPESCEIAPEPSAQESEPGQEESPVEVVEPMPDILDVNCNSDQSNNNNILVQSERVLITLQDNTYEFPVSVQTFKRYINYDTVRIELANAYTKCKQKVDKILSDDRYDLILLRRFYHSFYVDARSRKLCNYNFDAAPAEMQNILLQFAVPCPKALSIPSPLPSLSTPASAAIAEEKNSGEEITVNTDAERLDEQVMEQEALPQRQHKAAIRYPISYNIFSNILKLDEVVQQMQQEAQYANASANECKLAYYEAFYRNPEIRQKYKCTLKACPALLREKLLQLPEEEPIPEQRSTCENSAQGIQSVAALYAARKAELERMDKSNVVQYTPHNLATYIAIRTQCPKKRALLEQHFIGRKRLKQRNKEQQETAAPTTDGTGAATVEQPAHRVRASATMEQSTEAAAKTQCSTEVAMKDVESVSMRNSSTAITTTTTTLIAKPTERLTTQIVDKPAAPEKVALTSTVATTPAETLEGPVTNTPAATTVSTLTSTTASMCAPTTVRIVSNTASSQPKGAETPSENSSSSSNMAKSGAVLKKATASIAIPAERAVATGLGNMQITLPATTEIPASAVKAAEEFFAESSKENNIKYLLCTSHGVKKTIWRILSQLSYPEFKTYTSIYKGASLYKDESILSRCYYHVLGKGNWPGNLHLKLQMLPQLLHSKGVQLNAFDLGQLSPKMLHYMELLRFSNLDEIVERNFHARTGHDIEDMQELCTEIRKFYKLCWTHDQWLYQVPQVREELAQSIARLDKVPIAEPMEDSACQLPLCMIEEMAATTVPENTDEQAEENRNNLTAKQKEGNRNSLSTDTPATTAADTSMPDLNENETLPQSVCPSTQLELSLRPPCFVDMENVFPASQVAESQTDPLNQSICPAAEPTHIKEEPIKFLNMMRFSLNSDSNPSSEFKCEIIATEEQIINLDDDIVEEREAADLACFEINNSNDCNVPSLSPDSNLPSTSGDSFQKLLAEVQRLDDVSQVPSVSMWVPNTPEPVIPAPVAETENPITTNEIEAKQPEPGPVLPTAVPLRPALDKKQTAVSRKRPRLMADNVPQLRHEFRPLPIAAMVRIESPDLLNEERSPQREVPTSGTSQAQQLENQPTNELENARTVSQELATDNTLMASSQMQHLLDAPFVSKRKVNVDEVSDSNKNDRAMRAPAENNKCIVFRTLERYIYFSSLTKAQISKYHINSLAVGSPYQQALICVNGQLCNVYGPLLETLFSHCTPSLLADFKYLLRDIGEFIYNSRRQLQTDPTEDLRTRVLCTFMRVATPFAQFRIEFENETREWAVCRVVNKQEIESTKRKPKCDVRSVIRPVILERMKQVKSLLKYKH; encoded by the exons atGACGAGCATacgcaaaaagaaaaagccaaaatgtGACCCAAAGGCGTCCGAGCAAATGCGCAACTGGTTAACTAAGCATAAAAGCACAAACAG TACTCCGCCAGTCACGTTCAGTGTGTTTAGCAAAGTAGTCGAAAACCTTCCGGATATCGCATTCCAGATACAGTGCACCGAGTTTGCCGCCTCGAACAAAACATTGGATGAGTGCGCCCTCTGGTATTACCATGCCTTCTACAGTAATCCCTCGATACGCACGAAATACGAATTCAGACTAAGATCCTGCCCGTTGCGGGTTAAGGAGAAGCTGCTGCAAGTGCCCTCCGATGGTTCTACTTCTGAAGCGACCACGAATCCGACGCGTGGGCTCCACCATGAATGGGTTCTCACTGAAGATGGGGTTGAGGTCAGAGTCAATAG ATGTGGACGTTTCCTGTTTCCAGTCTCGTTAGCCACGTTTGAGCGTTATATCGATAAGAAGAAAGTGCTTGATGGCATTGTGCGAAAGGAGGCCAAGGACAAGGCGCAGCGTGCGGCCATGTTAGCCAATGAGGCTATGTGCCGGAAGCTTTTGCGCAAATACTATAACGCATTCTACATCTTTCCAAGCAGGCGTCGCCTCGAAAGATGCAATTTTGCAAAGGCGCCAGCAGCACTGCGTGAGCAGCTGCTTAAAATAGGCGTTCCTTTGGATGAGTTGGCAAAGAAAACGCTGGAGAAAAAGTCACA GCAACAGCAGACCACTGAAGCACCACTGCCCCCAGCCGATAATCAACCAAGCAG TTCGTGTAACCCGTCGTCAATTGTGAGCTTTGgagtttttgaaaaatttatcATAAATATCTATGATATCGTGTGGCGTCTGAAGCTTGACGAGCCCGACTATGCTTACAAAGGTTTCGAGGAATGTGCTTATGAGTATTACTTGGATTTCTATCTAACACCCGGAATCCGCGATAAGTACCCGTACGTACTAGCACCCTGTACGACATCAATGAAAGACCGTCTGCTCGCATTGCCAAGCCCAGAAGAtgctctgctgttgctgcaaatgaaatcaaatgcAAGTCAGAGCCAAAGCTTAACAGCGTCCACTCCTGTCGAGCCGCAAGTGGAAATCGTTGACACAAACCAGCCCAGCATACAAGATGAAGACATTGCAATGGAATCCGATGA AAATCAGCCCGTCGTTCAAGCTCCAGAGAAGATGCCCACAAAAGGGGATGAGCAGCCACAGCTTAAAGCACCCGTTTCGTTCCAGATATTCAAGCGCTACATAAGAAATATCGATAGAATTGTGCAACAGATGTTGTGTTGCGATAGGTACACGGGCAAAACTGAAGATGAGTGCGCACTGGAGTACTACAACATGTTCTATACCAATCCGACAATTCGCGAGCAATTTCCGTTCCAGCTCAAACCATGTCCGGCCAGGATACGTGATAAATTGCTGACTCTGCCAGCTAAAGTCGCCATTTCGGCGGACAAAGTCACGGACAATAGACACAGCAACGAGGTCAATTTACCATTGAATTCGGACCGCAAACTGGTTACACTTTCGGGCATAACGTATGAGTTCACGGTTTCTTTTGAAACATTCGTGCGATATATTAACTACGAGGATCTTAAGGCGCAGCTGGACAAGACATACGAGGAGAAAAAGGGAAAAAGTGGCGACAAGCCAAACGATGAGCAAACAATGCAACGCTTCTACTATTTGTTTTATACAGACGAAAGAGTCcgaaaagcatttaaattcaatttcaatgcaGCTCCCGCTACGCTAAGAGAAACATTATTGAAGATGGCAACACCAATTGCCAGCAAGGAGCAACAGTCGCCGAGCAAAGTGCCGAACGAAGAAGCCAC GCCAATTACCGTGGAGGAGAGGAAAGAAGGGGAGCAGGACGTGCCTACCATGCAGCCAACGACCAG TAAATGTGAAACCACAGAAATCTTCAGTTTCGATGTGGTTGAGGATCTGGGAAA AGCCGGCCGGTTTAAGTTTCCCGTCGCCTTTGAAACATTTATGCGTTCCATTAACTACAAGGAGCTCATCAGGCCATTGCTCATACGCGTCATACAGGACGAGGCGCAGATGGCTGCTATAGTAGAAAATCCGATGCATCCTCAGTACCAGAAGATATTGAGAAGATATTATCACTCGTTCTATGTGCGCCCGAACATTCGCAGCGTTTATGATTATCGATTTGGGAATGTAAGTGCGGAGCTCTTGCAGAAATTGTTGGCTTACGCTGTGCCTTTGGATGAGAATGCCAATAAAGAGATGGCCGAAGCCGCAAACGAACTTGCGTCAGATGACAAAATGAAAGCCCAGCAGGAGCAGGATAATGAACTAGTCAAAACGTTTCCCgtaacatttaaattattcaaacGTTGCATCAAAAATCTCGACGAGATTGTCGAACAAATGTTGTGTTGCGAGCAGTATAAGGACAAATCTAAGGATGAGTGCGcctttgaatattttaaagctttttataCGGACGCGCAGATACGTAAAAAGTTTGAATACACAATAAAACCGTGTCCGGCAAAGCTGCGTGACAAACTCCTTACGTTGCCAGCTGGTAGTTCTCCGGCTCAGCTTGACTTAGTAGAACCGGAGCCAGATGAACCCGAGCTAGCTGAACCCGAGTCATGTGAAATCGCGCCGGAACCCAGTGCACAGGAGTCTGAGCCAGGGCAGGAAGAGTCTCCGGTTGAAGTGGTTGAACCAATGCCGGATATACTCGACGTAAACTGCAACTCGGAtcaaagcaacaataacaacattttaGTGCAAAGCGAAAGGGTTTTGATAACCTTACAAGACAACACCTATGAATTTCCTGTTTCAGTGCAAACATTTAAGCGCTACATTAACTATGACACGGTCAGGATTGAGCTAGCCAATGCCTACACGAAATGTAAACAGAAAGTGGACAAAATACTAAGTGACGATCGTTATGATCTGATATTACTGCGCCGTTTTTATCACTCATTCTACGTCGATGCGCGTTCTCGTAAATTGTGTAACTACAATTTCGATGCCGCGCCAGCCGAGATGCAAAATATACTGCTGCAGTTTGCTGTGCCCTGTCCCAAAGCCCTTTCAATACCCTCACCGTTGCCGTCGCTTTCGACGCCAGCGAGTGCTGCCATTGCTGAAGAAAAGAACTCAGGAGAAGAAATCACCGTAAACACCGACGCAGAGCGACTTGACGAACAAGTAATGGAACAGGAGGCACTGCCACAGCGGCAACACAAGGCTGCAATTAGATATCCCATCTCATATAATATTTTCTCgaacatattaaaattggaTGAGGTTGTCCAGCAAATGCAACAGGAAGCTCAATATGCTAACGCTTCCGCCAATGAGTGTAAGCTCGCATACTACGAGGCTTTCTATCGCAATCCGGAGATACGTCAAAAATATAAGTGCACTCTGAAGGCCTGTCCGGCACTTCTAAGAGAAAAACTGCTTCAACTACCAGAAGAGGAACCAATTCCCGAACAAAGGTCAACATGCGAGAATAGTGCGCAGGGTATTCAAAGTGTGGCTGCTCTGTATGCGGCAAGAAAAGCAGAGCTTGAACg AATGGATAAGTCAAATGTGGTTCAGTACACGCCACACAATCTGGCGACCTATATAGCGATTCGAACGCAATGCCCGAAAAAGCGCGCACTGTTGGAGCAACATTTTATTGGCAGGAAAAGATTGAAGCAAAGGAACAAGGAACAACAAGAAACCGCAGCGCCAACCACTGACGGCACAGGAGCAGCAACCGTTGAGCAACCCGCTCACAGGGTTAGGGCATCAGCAACTATGGAGCAAAGCACTGAGGCGGCAGCAAAAACTCAATGTTCGACTGAAGTTGCAATGAAAGATGTGGAATCAGTCTCAATGAGGAATTCGAgcacagcaataacaacaacaacaacaactttaattgCAAAACCAACAGAAAGATTAACAACACAAATAGTAGACAAGCCTGCAGCCCCCGAAAAGGTTGCCTTGACAAGCACTGTGGCAACAACGCCAGCGGAAACCTTGGAAGGTCCAGTTACCAacacaccagcagcaacaacagtaagCACGTTGACATCAACAACTGCCTCGATGTGTGCACCCACAACTGTGAGAATCGTCAGCAATACAGCTTCTAGTCAACCAAAAGGTGCGGAAACACCGTCTGAGAATAGTTCCAGTTCATCCAATATGGCGAAATCGGGAGCTGTACTcaaaaaagcaacagcatcaaTTGCAATTCCAGCGGAAAGAGCTGTGGCAACTGGTCTAGGCAATATGCAAATTACCTTGCCAGCCACAACAGAGATCCCTGCCTCTGCGGTAAAGGCAGCCGAAGAGTTTTTTGCAGAGAGCAGCAAG GAGAACAACATTAAGTACTTGCTATGCACTAGCCATGGCGTAAAGAAAACGATTTGGCGCATACTCTCGCAGCTAAGCTACCCGGAGTTCAAGACATATACGAGCATATATAAGGGTGCGTCGTTATATAAGGATGAAAGTATATTGAGTCGATGCTATTACCATGTGCTGGGCAAGGGCAACTGGCCGGGTAATTTGCATCTGAAGCTGCAAATGTTGCCCCAACTGTTGCACAGTAAAGGCGTTCAACTGAACGCCTTTGATTTGGGTCAACTGTCGCCCAAGATGCTGCACTACATGGAACTACTCCGGTTCAGCAACTTGGACGAAATCGTTGAACGGAACTTTCACGCACGCACCGGCCACGATATCGAAGATATGCAGGAACTGTGCACTGAGATTAGAAAGTTCTACAAGCTGTGCTGGACACACGATCAGTGGTTGTATCAAGTGCCACAGGTGAGAGAGGAGTTAGCGCAGTCAATCGCTAGGTTGGACAAAGTACCCATAGCCGAGCCAATGGAGGATTCTGCATGTCAAT TACCACTTTGCATGATTGAGGAAATGGCTGCCACTACTGTCCCAGAGAACACAGACGAACAGGCAGAAGAGAACAGGAATAACTTAACAGCGAAACAGAAAGAAGGCAACAGGAATAGCTTATCAACTGATACGCCTGCGACTACTGCTGCGGATACATCTATGCCAGACttaaatgaaaacgaaa CGCTGCCGCAATCAGTTTGTCCGTCCACACAACTTGAGTTGTCTCTGCGCCCGCCCTGTTTTGTGGACATGGAGAATGTTTTTCCTGCCTCGCAAGTGGCGGAGAGCCAAACTGATCCACTCAATCAAAGCATATGTCCTGCAGCTGAACCAACTCACATCAAGGAGGAGCCTATCAAATTTCTCAACATGATGCGCTTCTCGCTCAACAGCGATAGCAACCCCAGTTCGGAATTCAAATGCGAAATTATAGCAACTGAGGAACAAATCATAAATCTGGACGATGATATCGTGGAAGAACGGGAGGCAGCAGATCTGGCTTGCTTTGAGATAAACAATTCAAACGATTGCAATGTGCCATCATTATCGCCCGATTCAAACTTACCTTCAACGTCAGGGGACTCTTTTCAAAAGTTGCTAGCAGAAGTACAACGATTAGATGATGTTTCGCAGGTGCCCTCTGTCAGTATGTGGGTCCCGAACACACCGGAACCGGTGATTCCAGCACCTGTTGCGGAAACAGAAAATCCAATTACAACAAATGAAATCGAGGCAAAACAACCAGAGCCCGGTCCAGTTCTACCAACAGCGGTGCCTCTCAGGCCAGCTCTAGACAAGAAACAGACAGCGGTGTCTAGGAAGAGGCCACGTCTGATGGCTGACAATGTGCCACAGCTGCGACACGAGTTTCGGCCTTTGCCAATAGCAGCTATGGTCCGCATCGAGTCGCCAGACCTCTTGAATGAGGAAAGATCACCGCAGCGAGAAGTGCCCACGAGTGGCACGAGTCAGGCGCAGCAGTTGGAGAACCAACCGACCAACGAGTTGGAAAACGCAAGGACTGTTTCGCAGGAGCTCGCCACCGACAACACACTCATGGCATCCTCTCAGATGCAACACCTGCTGGATGCACCATTCGTTAGTAAGCGCAAGGTAAATGTAGACGAGGTTAGTGATAGCAATAAGAATGATAGGGCTATGAGGGCGCCAGCAGAGAATAACAAGTGCATCGTGTTCCGGACCCTGGAGCGTTACATTTACTTTAGCTCTCTGACAAAAGCTCAAATAAGCAAGTACCATATCAATAGCCTGGCCGTGGGCAGCCCGTATCAGCAGGCACTGATTTGCGTTAACGGACAGCTCTGTAACGTCTACGGGCCGTTGCTGGAGACCTTGTTCTCGCATTGCACGCCCAGTTTGTTGGCCGATTTCAAGTACTTGTTACGAGATATCGGCGAATTCATATACAACTCTCGAAGACAATTGCAAACGGATCCCACTGAGGATTTACGTACTCGAGTCCTCTGTACATTTATGCGAGTAGCGACACCTTTTGCACAGTTCCGCATTGAGTTCGAGAACGAGACGCGCGAATGGGCCGTTTGTAGAGTAGTTAATAAGCAGGAAATCGAGTCTACTAAAAGAAAGCCCAAGTGTGATGTTCGCTCTGTCATACGGCCCGTTATACTGGAGCGTATGAAGCAAGTCAAAAGTTTGTTAAAGTATAAACACTAG